DNA sequence from the Deinococcus humi genome:
CGGGCACAGACATGCTCAAAGGCATGTGGGTCCGCCACGAAATCCAGATCGTCCCCCGGCACGCGCAGCACGGGGCAGGCGCTAAAGTCTGCGATCCAGGCATCGTACAGCCGGTTCAGCCCGGCCAGATACGCGTCGGGGATGTCCTGTTCGTAACTGCGTCCGCGCAGGGCAATGCGGCGGCGCAGGGTGGGCAGCCCCGCGTCGATGTGGATCAGCAGATCGGGCACGCGCAGGGCGGGCAGAATCCCCTCGTACAGGCCGCAGTAGGTGGCCCAGTCGCGCGCTTCCATCTGGCCGCTTTCATACAGATTGCGGGCGAAAATGTTGGCGTCCTCAAACACGGTGCGGTCCTGAATGACGTAGCGCGCCCCCGTCACCAGATTCAGATGCTGCTCCAGGCGGCGCGACAGGAAGTAAATCTGCGAGTGGAAGGAGTAGCGCCGCATATCACGGTAGAAGTCCTCCAAATATGGGTTCTCGGCATAGGGTTCGTAGACCGGACGCAGGCCGTAGCGCTCCGAGAGCATGCGTGTCAGCGTGCTTTTTCCGCTACCGATGTTGCCGGAGACGGCGAGGTACATTACACCCCTCCGCGCTGGCCAGTGGCAGCTGAGGAGGGCTGGTTCGACAAGCCATGCCTGAGACGCCACACGCCATAAACCACACGCCGCCCCACCATCAGTCCGCCGCCTGCCCCGCCGTCAACGCCTCGTGGACGCGGGCCAGGATCAGTTCCTCGTGTTCGGAGTTGCCCACAAAGTCCAGATCACCGGCCTGCACGGTCAGCAGCGGGTGGGTGTAGGTCCGGAAATACTCATCGTAGCGGGCCGTCAGGTCGGCCAGGTAAGCGGCCTGCATGTCCTGCTCGAAGGAGCGGCCCCGGCGGGCGATCCGGCGCAGCAGCTCGTCCGTGTCGGCGCGCAGATACACCACCAGATCGGGGGTGGGCAGACGCGGCGACAGGTGCGAGTACAGGTCCTCGTACAGCGCGAACTCGGCGTCCTTGAGATTCATGGCGGCGAAGATGAAGTCCTTGGCAAACAGGTAATCGCTGACCACGTTGCCACTGAACAGCCCCGGCTGAGCCAGCGCCGAGAGCTGCTTGAAGCGCGACAGCAGAAAAAAGACCTGTACCTGAAAGGCGTAAGCCTCCGGCTGCTCATAGAACTTCGCCAGAAAGGGATTTTCCTCCACCACTTCCAGGTTCAGTTCCGCGCCGTAGCGCGCCGAGAGCCGCCGGGACAGGCTCGTTTTTCCCACCCCGATGGGGCCTTCAATCACCAGGTACATAAACAGTGGGGAGCATAGCGCGCCGCACCGAAGGGGAACGGGCAGGACAGGGCTTGACAGGGGAAAGGCTGGGAAGGGCGGCCCGGCCCCACCGCGCCATGTCCCGCCACCCTTCAAGCTGCCCTGCGGCTGCTGGCGGTGGTGCGGGCGTTCATTCTCGTCTGGGTC
Encoded proteins:
- a CDS encoding deoxynucleoside kinase; its protein translation is MYLVIEGPIGVGKTSLSRRLSARYGAELNLEVVEENPFLAKFYEQPEAYAFQVQVFFLLSRFKQLSALAQPGLFSGNVVSDYLFAKDFIFAAMNLKDAEFALYEDLYSHLSPRLPTPDLVVYLRADTDELLRRIARRGRSFEQDMQAAYLADLTARYDEYFRTYTHPLLTVQAGDLDFVGNSEHEELILARVHEALTAGQAAD
- a CDS encoding deoxynucleoside kinase is translated as MYLAVSGNIGSGKSTLTRMLSERYGLRPVYEPYAENPYLEDFYRDMRRYSFHSQIYFLSRRLEQHLNLVTGARYVIQDRTVFEDANIFARNLYESGQMEARDWATYCGLYEGILPALRVPDLLIHIDAGLPTLRRRIALRGRSYEQDIPDAYLAGLNRLYDAWIADFSACPVLRVPGDDLDFVADPHAFEHVCARVGAYGFGLPLLS